In Mercurialis annua linkage group LG6, ddMerAnnu1.2, whole genome shotgun sequence, the following are encoded in one genomic region:
- the LOC126688020 gene encoding CASP-like protein 1E1 translates to MTEEAAMASNDKVATASFRSYEIMLRILVFLFTFVAAVLVCVDKQTKRIYGVPFTAKWQNLSALVFFLISNNIAWLYAAGSVIYAKAAGSKNSKGKLVVMLLDLMILGLQFSAIGAATAVGVLGQYGNSHTNWHKVCYVFSAFCEQMLAALILSISGTFVLLWLVVIAVFHLYKGSIR, encoded by the exons ATGACTGAAGAAGCAGCAATGGCGAGCAATGATAAGGTAGCAACGGCGAGCTTTCGGTCTTACGAGATAATGCTGCGGATTCTGGTGTTTCTGTTTACGTTCGTTGCTGCTGTATTGGTCTGTGTTGATAAACAGACTAAGCGTATTTACGGGGTTCCTTTTACTGCTAAGTGGCAAAATCTCTCAGCCTTAGT GTTTTTTCTGATATCGAACAACATAGCTTGGTTATATGCAGCAGGATCTGTAATATATGCCAAGGCCGCTGGTAGCAAAAACAGCAAAGGAAAACTTGTGGTGATGCTACTGGATTTGATGATATTAGGATTGCAATTCTCCGCGATTGGAGCGGCCACCGCTGTCGGAGTGCTCGGCCAATATGGAAACTCGCACACAAATTGGCATAAAGTCTGCTATGTGTTCTCTGCTTTCTGTGAACAGATGTTAGCTGCTCTTATATTGTCTATTTCTGGAACTTTTGTGCTTCTTTGGCTTGTGGTTATTGCTGTTTTTCACTTATATAAAGGGTCAATCAGGTAG